CCCTGAGCAGCAATTTCGCGGATTTTCGCAATCGCTTTATCTAAATTTTCCTGTTTATTATTGCTGCAGCTCATCTGCACCAATCCAACTTGTACTTTAGCCATTCTTAGTTAACAAATAATTTGTCGCAAAGTTAACCAAAATAAATAAAAGTAGGGCCGTTCAGATCGGCTATGATGCTATAGCATCTTTATATTCCTGCTGTAGTTCAAACAGACATTTTGCACAAAGACAACCATCATATAACTCACTGATGTATTGTACCTCATTTAAATTGAGCTGCACAGCACTACACTGACATTTGGTGTAAGAATTAGCCTTGCACTCTATGGGAGTACTGCATCGTTCACAAGATATGATTTCGTGCTTAGCCATTTGGTGTAACGAGTTTGGATTAAGGAGTAAGGAATAAGGATGAAAAGATTAGATGATTACCCGGCAAAGTTTGTGATGGAGTAAGGAATAAGGATTAAGGATGAACAGATTAAAGATTAGCTGATTACCCCGCAAAGATAGCAAAAACAAAAAAAGGATCAAAGCTGGTGTGCGCTCTGATCCTTGTTCTTTATTCTATTAGTCCCTGGTCTTTATTCTACTAGTCCTTGTTCTTTATTCTATTAGTCCTGATCCTCTAACCCGAGCAGCTAATGCAGCCCTCTTCCATAGAACAAACAGGTCCATCAGTAATCTCTTCAGCTACCTGTGCTGCTTCCATATGTTCAGGAATTACCGGCTCCATATTTTTACCAGCCTGGTTCTCTACTGTAAACTTAACAGCTTGAGAAGCCGCTTGTGTACGCAGGTAATACATACCAGTTTTCAATCCTTTTTTCCATGCATAGAAGTGCATAGAAGTCAGTTTTGAAGTATTTGGTGCATTGATAAATAAGTTTAAAGATTGCGACTGGCAAATGTAAGCACCACGGTCTGCAGCCATATCAATGATACTTCGCATTTTAATCTCCCAAACAGTTTTATACAGCTCTTTAATGTAATCAGGAATCTCGGCAATGTCCTGGATAGAACCATTCGCTAAAATAATCCTGTCTTTCATTGCAGGGTTCCATAAACCTAAAGCAACAAGATCTTTTAACAAGTGTTTATTCACAACCACAAACTCACCGCTCAAAACACGACGAGTGTAGATATTAGAAGTGTAGGGCTCAAAACATTCGTTATTGCCCAAAATTTGCGAAGTAGATGCTGTAGGCATTGGCGCAACCAATAAAGAGTTATAAGCACCATCTTTCATTACTTTGGTACGCAAGGTATCCCAGTCCCAACGGCCACTATCCGGAGTTACATTCCAAAGGTCAAATTGAAACTGGCCTTTAGATAAAGGTGAACCTTCAAAACTTTGGTAAGGGCCATGTTTTACAGCAAGGTCATTTGATGCAGTCATTGCCGCAAAATAGATGGTTTCAAAAATCTCTTTGTTCAAAATACGGGCACCTTCACTTTCAAAAGGTAAACGCATTAAAATAAATGCATCCGCAAGACCCTGTACACCCAAACCAACAGGCCTATGGCGCATATTTGAATTTCTTGCTTCCTCTACCGGGTAATAAT
The Pedobacter sp. MC2016-14 DNA segment above includes these coding regions:
- a CDS encoding cysteine-rich CWC family protein translates to MAKHEIISCERCSTPIECKANSYTKCQCSAVQLNLNEVQYISELYDGCLCAKCLFELQQEYKDAIAS